Part of the Syntrophorhabdaceae bacterium genome, ATGAAGAGGTCATAGGGCGCCTTGCAGTATCCGAGGTCACCGACCAGCCTGTTGGCCTTGCACTGCCTCGGACACAGCGTGCAGGGATTGAGCAGGGACTCGAGCTCTTCCAGTCTTTCCTGCAGTATGCCCCTGGAGTATGATTCTATATAAAGGGGTGTATATTCCATAGCTACTTTAAAAAACCGATATTTTGCATTAATATTATATCATAGAGACATAAAAAAACCAGGAAGGTGCTTATGAAATACGAATATGTTCTGAAGATATTTTCCATGGAAGACCTGAAGAAAGAAGGTGTTGTTGTTGACCAGCGTAATAATATCGTTTACGCTTGTAGACCCGATGGCGAATGTGAAGTGCACGATGTCGGCATGGAGCAACTTGATAATATGTCACGACTTTTGAATGAAATGGGTCAGGAGGGATGGGAGCTTGTACAGTTTTCTTTTCACCAGTCGGGTGTGGTAAGCTTTTGGAAGAGGTCCTTAAAGGGATCGAAAACAAATAAAAAATAGTAACAGGAGGTGGAGCTATGCCTTTAACGCCCTGGAAATCTATGTGGGAATCAAGATTTCCCTCAATGCGGGATGAGATGGACAGGATATTCGAAGATTTCTTTGAAAAAGCGGGCTTTCCTTCTCTCCGGGAGGGGGGATGGGTACCGGCTGTTGATGTACACGAGACGAAAAAGGATGTTATTGTCACCATCGATATCCCGGCGATTGATCCAAAAGAGATTTCAATAACGATCGTTGAAGACAGGTTAATGCTGAAAGGGGAGAGAAAGACAGAAGAAGATTGCAGGGATGAAGATTGTTACAGGTCTGAAAGGGTGTACGGATCATTTCAGAGAACCATTCAGCTCCCGGCTGAAGTTGTCGGAGACAAGGCAAAGGCGACATACAAGGACGGTGTGCTGAAAGTAAAGCTCCCGAAATCGCAGAAGGCAGTACCAAAGGAGATCAAGATAGAGATACAGAATAGCGGGAGAGGATGAACACTAAAGGCAGTGAATAGCGAATAGTATATAGTATTTCGTATATAGTATATAGTGGACTACAAATGCATCCTCTAATGCCTTATGCGATATACGATATACGAACTACGATATACGGTTATTTCGGTGTGCGGCGAT contains:
- a CDS encoding Hsp20/alpha crystallin family protein, with product MPLTPWKSMWESRFPSMRDEMDRIFEDFFEKAGFPSLREGGWVPAVDVHETKKDVIVTIDIPAIDPKEISITIVEDRLMLKGERKTEEDCRDEDCYRSERVYGSFQRTIQLPAEVVGDKAKATYKDGVLKVKLPKSQKAVPKEIKIEIQNSGRG